The following proteins are encoded in a genomic region of Dasypus novemcinctus isolate mDasNov1 chromosome 3, mDasNov1.1.hap2, whole genome shotgun sequence:
- the LOC101442124 gene encoding olfactory receptor 4K14-like — protein sequence MDRRNQSIVSEFVLLGLCHSWNLQIFLLMIFFVLYLTIILGNIAIIILIITDHHLHTPMYFLLANLSFVDMSLSSVTTPKMITDFLRDIKTISFGGCMCQIFFVHLNGGTEIVLLVVMAYDRYVAICKPLHYSTIMSLKKCIMLVVASWTTGFVHAMSQMAVIVKLPFCGSRKVDSFFCDIPLVIKLACIDSYTLGILMNADTGVLAMTSFILLLISYTYILLTVQKRSKTGASKALSTCTAHITVVVLFFGPSIFIYVWPLSITWVDKFLAVFYSVLTPLLNPCIYTLRNKEIKNAMKRFRNGYTDFKENI from the coding sequence atggaTAGAAGAAATCAATCCATTGTATCAGAATTTGTGCTTCTGGGCCTTTGCCACTCATGGAATTTGCAGATTTtcctcttaatgatattttttgTGCTTTATCTGACCATCATACTTGGAAATATTGCTATCATCATCTTGATCATCACTGACCACCACCTCCatacccccatgtacttcttgCTGGCCAACCTGTCCTTTGTTGATATGTCGCTCTCCTCAGTCACCACACCTAAGATGATCACAGACTTTCTCAGGGACATCAAGACCATTTCCTTTGGAGGATGCATGTGTCagatcttctttgtccacttgaaTGGAGGGACTGAGATAGTGCTACTGGTTGTAATGGCCTATGACCGATATGTGGCCATATGCAAGCCTCTGCACTACTCCACTATTATGAGCCTAAAAAAGTGTATCATGTTGGTGGTAGCTTCCTGGACAACTGGTTTTGTGCATGCCATGAGCCAAATGGCTGTGATAGTGAAACTGCCTTTCTGTGGCTCCAGGAAAGTAGACAGCTTCTTCTGTGATATACCACTGGTAATCAAACTTGCATGCATAGATTCTTATACTTTGGGAATATTAATGAATGCTGACACTGGGGTCCTGGCCATGACATCCTTTATACTGTTGCTGATATCCTACACATACATCCTCTTAACTGTCCAGAAAAGGTCTAAAACAGGTGCATCAAAGGCACTCTCCACCTGCACTGCACACATCACAGTTGTAGTACTCTTCTTTGGGCCCAGCATCTTCATCTATGTGTGGCCACTAAGCATCACTTGGGTGGACAAATTTCTTGCTGTGTTTTACTCTGTTCTCACACCTCTTCTCAATCCATGCATTTATACcctgagaaataaagaaataaaaaatgcaatgaaGAGATTTAGAAATGGCTATAcagatttcaaagaaaatatttaa